Within the Feifania hominis genome, the region AAGAAATGCAGTAAGAAAACAAAAAAAAGCCCGGAAGCCTTGAATAATCAAGTGTTTCCGGGCCTTTTTATATGGTTGCGAGAGAAGGATTCGAACCCTCACAAGCAGAGTCAGAGTCTGCCGTGCTACCATTACACAATCTCGCAGCGTGCATTTATCATTATACTGTTTTTTTTAGAAAAGTCAAGCAGTTTTTCTCTCAAAATTTGGCTCGTCGTTTCCAAAATCTCGCGCTCATGGTTTGGAGCAAAACGCAAAAACTTTGCTTGAGGTGATCAAATGAAAAACGGCAGTTATTTCAACGGTCTCTCCGATCTGTTGGATCAGGATCTGTCCAGCTATGAGTATTTCCACTCTCTACCGAAAAATATTCAGTCGGAAATCGAAAAATACGATCTCTCCTCTTTTGAAGAGATGCAGCACTATGTCGCAACATTGAAAAACGGATAAGGAGGTTATTTCATGCACCAGTACCCCACTCTTCACGCACTGCTTCGTGCAAATCCACAGGCAAAAAAATTCTATGATTCCTTTCCTGACTATGTCAAAGAGCAGATGGAAAACCGCGCCGACAGCATCAATTCCTTTGAATCGATGTGCCACTACGCAGACAATCTCACTCGAGGAGACTGTTGAACACAATGTATAGTTTGGTGAATAATGGGTATTTTAAATACCGGAGGTGAATTGCAAATGAGTCCCAAAGAATTGCTTTATATCGAAGACGCACTGGGTCATGAGAAATTCATGCAGACCAAGTGCAATGAGGAGGCTTCCAAGCTCCAGGATGCAGAGCTGAAATCCTTCGTCGAACAGATGGCTACCAAACATCAGCAGATCTATTCTTCCCTTTTTCAATTACTCAAATAGGAGGCGCCCAAAATGGATGATAAAAACTTGATGGAGGATCTCCTTTTACAGGAAAAAGGAGTCTGTGACCTCTACCTGCACGGTTCAATTGAGTCTGGCACGCCAAACATTCACCAGGCTTTTTGCACAGCTCTTACCGACTCACTTCAGCTGCAAAACGAAATCTACACCAAGATGTCGGGTAAGGGCTGGTATCCGACCGAACAGGCCAATCAGCAGAGAATCGACAAGGTCATCAACAAATTTTCCACACAGAATTGACACTTTTGCAAACCGATCAGGGAGAGCCGCACGGCTCTCCCTTTTGCATAGAAAAAGGGGGCACAATAATGTGCCCCCTTTGCTGTGAGTGAAAGGTTGGTTACGCCGCAGGTGCCTGTTTGGGTGCCTTGGGCGCTTTGGGTTTTCTGCGCTTCTTCTGGAAGCCGTTTGTGGAGTAGTAGTCGATGATCAGAACGAGAACGAGCATCGCACCCCAGAGGCACTCTTTGAAATACGGGGTGACCTTGATCAGGTTCAGACCCGAAGAGATAAACTGCGTGGAGAGCAGTCCAAAGAAGATGCCGATGACACGACCAACGCCGCCCGACGGCGATACACCACCCAGAATGATGATGATCATGGCGAGGGTGCTGTAAGTTGTCGCATAGTCAGCACGGGCAGAGTTGTTCTTCGAGATCAGAATGATGCCGCCAAACGCTGCCAGGAAACCGTTCATGACATATGCAGTCCAGCCGAGAAGTTTGTTGTTCTGACCGGTGTAGTAAGACGCTCTCTTGTTTGCGCCATAGAGGTAGAGTCTCTGGCCAAACGTGGTCTTCTCCATCAGAATAAAGGTAATGATATAGAGGAAGATCATGAGCAGGAAGCAGAAAGGCAGCCAGCCGCCGAAGAACGAGCCACCGCCAATATACTGGAAGTTCGACGGGAAAGTCGGAACAACGCTACCACGTGTGATAATCATCGCTGCGCCGGTAAATATTGACTGCGTGCCAAGGGTTGCAAGCATAGGCGTGATTTTGAGCTGTGTCACGCAGAAACCATTGATGAAGCCTGCGAACATACCAGTCAGAATGCCGGCGATCATACCGATAATCATGATCTGAGTGTCGGACTCCATGCCCGGAATCATCCACTGCTTCGTCAGGAACATGGCGCATACAACGCCTGAGAAGTTTGCAACACCGACGACCGACAGGTCGATACCACCGGTGACAAAGGCAAACATAATAGCAATGGCCATCGTACCAACGTCAGCCATCTGGTACATCATCGAGGTGATATTGGCCTTTTTGATGAACTTAAAATCACCAGTAACGAATCTGGTAGCAAAGGTAAAGAACAGGAAAATGACAATGGTGATAATGATGATACGGAAAATCCACTGATTAACCGGCTTGTGCATCGAGCGGGACAGTTTGCTGTTGGTTGTTTTACTCATCTTCGTCCCCTCCTTAAATATTCTGTGCTTCAGCCTTGGCCACACGGTAAGCGGACAGCGCAGTACCAATAACTACGATAATACCTGTGGTAAAGACCTGGAAGTAGGATGGAATACCGAGCAGAACAAGGCTCGATGTGAGCACGGTCATAACAAGAACACCCATAATGGTGCCGCCGACCGTACCCTTGCCGCCGCCAACACTGACACCGCCAAGGAAGACAGCAGCCATGTAGTTGATCTCCTTACCAATCAGGTCGCCAGGTGCGACAACACGGTAGAGCGAAACACGCATCATACCGGTGATCGCAGAGAGGACGCCGCTGTTGACAAAGATAAACGTATAGAGCATCGGAATGTTAAAGCCAATACGCTCTGCGGCAGCAATGTCGCCGCCCATGGCATAGATGCCACGGCCGATCATGGTGTACTTCAGAATGATGTAGGTGTAAATGCCAACAATGACAACGAAGATCAGGCCGGGATGCACTCTCAGAGGCGTATCGCCATCCATGATGGTCAGAATACTTGCATTGCCAAAAGCATCCATTTTAGGCGGAATGTCATAGACTGTGCGCAGACCAAAGATGGTGAACATCAGGCCGCGGAAGAAGTTCTGCATACCAATGGTGGTGATAAACACGTTCAGGCGGTATTTCGAGATAATCAACGCATTGAGCAGTCCAAGAATGCCGCCCACAACTGCCGCGAGCAGGAACGTGACGATCAGCGGCAGATCGAGATTGTAGTCGATCAGCGTGATGGTAACAGCAAAAGATGCAA harbors:
- a CDS encoding spore coat protein, coding for MDDKNLMEDLLLQEKGVCDLYLHGSIESGTPNIHQAFCTALTDSLQLQNEIYTKMSGKGWYPTEQANQQRIDKVINKFSTQN
- a CDS encoding ABC transporter permease; this translates as MSKTTNSKLSRSMHKPVNQWIFRIIIITIVIFLFFTFATRFVTGDFKFIKKANITSMMYQMADVGTMAIAIMFAFVTGGIDLSVVGVANFSGVVCAMFLTKQWMIPGMESDTQIMIIGMIAGILTGMFAGFINGFCVTQLKITPMLATLGTQSIFTGAAMIITRGSVVPTFPSNFQYIGGGSFFGGWLPFCFLLMIFLYIITFILMEKTTFGQRLYLYGANKRASYYTGQNNKLLGWTAYVMNGFLAAFGGIILISKNNSARADYATTYSTLAMIIIILGGVSPSGGVGRVIGIFFGLLSTQFISSGLNLIKVTPYFKECLWGAMLVLVLIIDYYSTNGFQKKRRKPKAPKAPKQAPAA
- a CDS encoding ABC transporter permease, with translation MAIVFTSISPVFLSLENLFSIIRNTTEYALFGFALLFGTIAGGRDFSFASIANFASFAVTITLIDYNLDLPLIVTFLLAAVVGGILGLLNALIISKYRLNVFITTIGMQNFFRGLMFTIFGLRTVYDIPPKMDAFGNASILTIMDGDTPLRVHPGLIFVVIVGIYTYIILKYTMIGRGIYAMGGDIAAAERIGFNIPMLYTFIFVNSGVLSAITGMMRVSLYRVVAPGDLIGKEINYMAAVFLGGVSVGGGKGTVGGTIMGVLVMTVLTSSLVLLGIPSYFQVFTTGIIVVIGTALSAYRVAKAEAQNI